In one window of Heptranchias perlo isolate sHepPer1 chromosome 4, sHepPer1.hap1, whole genome shotgun sequence DNA:
- the LOC137321278 gene encoding programmed cell death 1 ligand 2-like isoform X2 has translation MKVISSLFILGAHLRLVTALFMVTAPRSSYTASYGNNITMECRFPVETNFNANQLKVYWYHIVDNGSPQSVYKLFNGKEVLQDQSLEYRERVFLLLDELHSGRAVLEIHQVRVSDAGTYRCVIDLNGVDYKDTALEVTASYEDIETLNIKETKETEFICQSVGYPLAEVVWYYANGSDLNETANTTHFTGTDGLYNIRSVLRIKAETNDTYLCMFWNKELNMTTSAILQIKETKQTDEKLDKFPSTKKSYLILAITIPVTVLLGVIMVLSCILKSRRYRPGKKRVSETSSLI, from the exons ATGAAGGTTATATCATCACTGTTTATACTGGGAGCTCACCTACGCTTGGTGACAG CTCTTTTTATGGTCACAGCTCCCAGATCGTCCTACACTGCATCCTACGGGAATAACATTACTATGGAATGTAGATTTCCAGTTGAAACCAACTTCAATGCAAACCAGCTAAAGGTGTACTGGTATCACATCGTGGACAATGGATCTCCTCAATCAGTTTATAAATTGTTTAACGGGAAAGAAGTTCTTCAGGATCAGTCCCTTGAATACAGAGAAAGAGTCTTCCTGTTACTAGATGAACTCCACAGCGGACGCGCAGTACTAGAGATTCACCAAGTCAGAGTATCTGATGCAGGGACCTACCGCTGTGTTATTGATCTCAATGGAGTGGATTATAAAGATACTGCACTGGAAGTCACAG CTTCTTATGAAGACATAGAGACACTCAACATAAAGGAGACAAAAGAGACTGAGTTTATTTGTCAGTCAGTAGGATACCCTTTAGCTGAAGTTGTCTGGTATTATGCAAATGGATCCGACCTCAACGAAACAGCAAATACTACCCACTTCACTGGCACCGATGGATTGTACAACATCCGAAGTGTACTTAGAATAAAGGCAGAGACTAATGATACGTATCTGTGTATGTTCTGGAATAAAGAACTTAACATGACTACTTCGGCTATTTTACAAATTAAAG AAACGAAACAGACAGATGAAAAACTTGATAAGTTCCCTTCAACGAAGAAGAGTTACCTCATTTTGGCAATCACTATTCCTGTGACGGTTCTACTTGGGGTCATTATGGTCCTGTCCTGCATACTAAAATCAAGACGATATCGGCCAG GTAAGAAAAGGGTGTCTGAAACCAGCTCACTAATATGA
- the LOC137321278 gene encoding programmed cell death 1 ligand 2-like isoform X1: protein MKVISSLFILGAHLRLVTALFMVTAPRSSYTASYGNNITMECRFPVETNFNANQLKVYWYHIVDNGSPQSVYKLFNGKEVLQDQSLEYRERVFLLLDELHSGRAVLEIHQVRVSDAGTYRCVIDLNGVDYKDTALEVTASYEDIETLNIKETKETEFICQSVGYPLAEVVWYYANGSDLNETANTTHFTGTDGLYNIRSVLRIKAETNDTYLCMFWNKELNMTTSAILQIKETKQTDEKLDKFPSTKKSYLILAITIPVTVLLGVIMVLSCILKSRRYRPVVMDPMITLAETECELP from the exons ATGAAGGTTATATCATCACTGTTTATACTGGGAGCTCACCTACGCTTGGTGACAG CTCTTTTTATGGTCACAGCTCCCAGATCGTCCTACACTGCATCCTACGGGAATAACATTACTATGGAATGTAGATTTCCAGTTGAAACCAACTTCAATGCAAACCAGCTAAAGGTGTACTGGTATCACATCGTGGACAATGGATCTCCTCAATCAGTTTATAAATTGTTTAACGGGAAAGAAGTTCTTCAGGATCAGTCCCTTGAATACAGAGAAAGAGTCTTCCTGTTACTAGATGAACTCCACAGCGGACGCGCAGTACTAGAGATTCACCAAGTCAGAGTATCTGATGCAGGGACCTACCGCTGTGTTATTGATCTCAATGGAGTGGATTATAAAGATACTGCACTGGAAGTCACAG CTTCTTATGAAGACATAGAGACACTCAACATAAAGGAGACAAAAGAGACTGAGTTTATTTGTCAGTCAGTAGGATACCCTTTAGCTGAAGTTGTCTGGTATTATGCAAATGGATCCGACCTCAACGAAACAGCAAATACTACCCACTTCACTGGCACCGATGGATTGTACAACATCCGAAGTGTACTTAGAATAAAGGCAGAGACTAATGATACGTATCTGTGTATGTTCTGGAATAAAGAACTTAACATGACTACTTCGGCTATTTTACAAATTAAAG AAACGAAACAGACAGATGAAAAACTTGATAAGTTCCCTTCAACGAAGAAGAGTTACCTCATTTTGGCAATCACTATTCCTGTGACGGTTCTACTTGGGGTCATTATGGTCCTGTCCTGCATACTAAAATCAAGACGATATCGGCCAG TTGTCATGGATCCCATGATTACGCTTGCAGAGACGGAATGTGAGCTCCCTTAA